AGGCAGGAAGGACTTCCAGGGCGTCAGGTTTGTAGTTCTTCAGCAAATGAATGCCTGTTTTCATGGATTCCGAGTCCATCAAAAATAAACGCTGAATGACCAGCATTCCTTCTTCACGAGCATACTTGACTAGTGCCGGCTTGGTGGTGATGGCGCCGGTGACGCCTAAACGAGACAGGAAAGTGACCGCGGCGCGGTCCTTGCCGATACCGCCTAGAAGATCAAAATGCACCAAAACACGTTTGTTATATTGCTTAGCTTGCTGCAGGAGATTTGGCAGCATATTGATGTCGCCGAACAGCAAAATGACTGTAGGCGAAGGATGGTGCTGCAAAGCATATTTGAAATCGTCAATGGAACGAGGCGCGGGGATGACCGGCCCGTTTGCCAGCAAGCGCAAAATGTTTTTATTGTTGTTTGTTATATTCATAATTTGTACCTCATTTACAGATAGATAATGATACCATTTCTGGATGCATTGAAAAAATCCTGCAAAAATAAAAATAAGCGAGGGAGGAGTTTTGCAATGAATTACGAAATGCTTTATTTATAGTAATTTATTCTGATAGCAGAGTATTAAAGGAGGCAGAAAGAGTGAGCGGGAAACGATGGCTATGGCTGTGTCTGATGCTGGTATCGCTGTCTTTGGCGGTGGCTGGCTGCGGTGGTGAAAAGAAAGATGAGGCCAGTAAAGGTGGTCCGCAGGGGAAAGTGATGATTTACACTTCCATTTACCCTGATATTATTGAAAGCGTCAAGCCAGCGGTGAAAAAAGCCTTTGGCGCGTTGGACGTGCAGTGGTTCCAGGGCGGTACGGAAAAAGTTATGACCAAGCTGAGCGGCGAGATTCAAGCGAATAAGATTGCCGCTGACTTAATCATGGTGGCGGATCCTTCGTACTATTTGACCTTGAAGGAGAGAAAACTGCTCTTCCCTTATGCGTCTCCGAACAATAAGGACGTAACCCAGGCGAAGGACGCCGATGGCGCCTGGACGGCGGTACGCATTTCCAACATGATTATAGCGTATAATACCGCGAAAGTCTCGGCTGCGGATGCGCCGAAAACGTGGAAAGATCTTCTGGATCCCAAATGGCAGGGTAAGATTGCCATGCCGAATCCGTTGCTGTCTGGTACAGCCTATGTAGCAGCCGGTGCACTGGCGGACAAATATGGCTGGGAATATTTTGAAAACTTGAAGAAAAATGGTTTAAAAGTGGAAGAAGGAAACTCCGCTATTCAGAATAAGCTGCTCACAGGCGAATATCTTGTAGCGATTATTTTGGAAGAGAACATTTTGAAACTGGCCTCTAAAGGCGAGCCTCTGAAAGTGGTGTACCCTGACGACGGCGTAGTTATGATTCCTAGCCCGATCGCTATTTTTAACGCCAGCCAGAACAAAGAGGCGGCGAAGACCATGGTGGACTGGTGGCTGTCTAAAGAAGGCCAGCAGGCTGTCGTTAAAGGCTGGATGCATTCGGTACGCGATGACGTAGAGCCGCCGAAGGGAGCTCCGGCGCTGAAGACCTTTGCTGATAAGGCGGTCAAGGTGGATTGGGTCAAGCTGGCTACGGAGAATGAAAAAATTAAAGAAATGTTCCGATCGAAGGTATTGGAATAAGCGGAACGCAGCCGTTTATAAAAAGGCGCGAATTCTTGGAATTCGCGCCTTTTCCCCGCAAACTGCGTGAGGAGGAAGTATCGTGGAAGAACGTATTTTTGGCCTGCGCCTGGATTCCAAATGGCTTGTGATTGCCAGCGCTGTGGCGGTGCTGGTGCTGTTTGTGGTCATTCCTATGCTGTATTTGGTATATAACAGCGTGGTGGCCGAGGGCGCCTTTACTTTGGAAAACTATAAATATGTCTATAGCAAAATGGTCAACTGGACGGCGTTGGTAAATACCTTCAAGCTGTCTTTTATGGTAATGCTTCTTAGCTTGGTGATTACCTTTCCGCTGGCTTGGCTGGTAGGACGGACGGATTTGCCAGGCAAGGGCGCTTTTCGTACCATGCTGGTGGCTACCTACATGATTCCCCCTTACGTGGGAGCTATCGCTTGGACGCAGCTTTTAAATCCTAGCGTGGGCTATGTGAATGTAATTTTGCAGCATGTCTTTGATTTGGCGCAGTCGCCGTTCAATATTTACAGCATGGGCGGTCTGGTCTGGGTGCTGACCCTGTTCTATTCGCCCTTTGCCTTTATTACGATTTCTCGGGCGCTCGAAAAAATGGACCCCACCTTGGAGGAAGCGGCGCGTATCTCAGGCGCGTCGCCTTTGCGGACCCTTTGGGATATCACTTTG
This genomic window from uncultured Anaeromusa sp. contains:
- a CDS encoding glycerol-3-phosphate responsive antiterminator translates to MNITNNNKNILRLLANGPVIPAPRSIDDFKYALQHHPSPTVILLFGDINMLPNLLQQAKQYNKRVLVHFDLLGGIGKDRAAVTFLSRLGVTGAITTKPALVKYAREEGMLVIQRLFLMDSESMKTGIHLLKNYKPDALEVLPACIPASVVSALKQETGLPILGGGLLYTKEDVRQALKNGVCAVSTSRRELWDIKGEE
- a CDS encoding ABC transporter substrate-binding protein, which translates into the protein MSGKRWLWLCLMLVSLSLAVAGCGGEKKDEASKGGPQGKVMIYTSIYPDIIESVKPAVKKAFGALDVQWFQGGTEKVMTKLSGEIQANKIAADLIMVADPSYYLTLKERKLLFPYASPNNKDVTQAKDADGAWTAVRISNMIIAYNTAKVSAADAPKTWKDLLDPKWQGKIAMPNPLLSGTAYVAAGALADKYGWEYFENLKKNGLKVEEGNSAIQNKLLTGEYLVAIILEENILKLASKGEPLKVVYPDDGVVMIPSPIAIFNASQNKEAAKTMVDWWLSKEGQQAVVKGWMHSVRDDVEPPKGAPALKTFADKAVKVDWVKLATENEKIKEMFRSKVLE